The genomic DNA CTCGCCGGCTCGGCGGTCCTCGCCTTCGTCCTGCTCACCGGTTTCCGGGGCGGACACTGGGGGGGCGGCGCGCGCGACCCCGAGCGCATCAAGCAGATGATCACCTGGAAGCTGGATGACCGCCTGGAGGAGCTGAACGCCACGGATGCCCAGAAGCGGACGCTCCAGGGCCTCAAGGACGGGCTCTTCGAGGACGGCAAGCGCCTGGTCGTGGAGAACAAGGAGGCCCGGAAGCAGGCCCTGGAGCAGTGGGACTCGGCCCAGCCCGACGCCACCCGGGTGCACGCCCTCGTGGACGCGCGCGTGGACGCCCTGCGCGGCTTCGCCCACAAGGTGGCCGATGCCTTCCTGGAGGCCCACCGCGTCCTCTCCCCCGAGCAGCGCCAGCAGGTGTCCGCCGGCATCCGCTCGCACCACGAGCGCTGAGCCGGACGCCGCCGGGGTGCTCACGGCCGGACACAGGCCAGACGTCCAGCCACTTCGGCCTACCCGGGAAATGAGTAGGTTGGGGGGGTGCCTCAGAACTATCCAGAGTTCAT from Melittangium boletus DSM 14713 includes the following:
- a CDS encoding Spy/CpxP family protein refolding chaperone, which gives rise to MTSKNKILLAGSAVLAFVLLTGFRGGHWGGGARDPERIKQMITWKLDDRLEELNATDAQKRTLQGLKDGLFEDGKRLVVENKEARKQALEQWDSAQPDATRVHALVDARVDALRGFAHKVADAFLEAHRVLSPEQRQQVSAGIRSHHER